In a genomic window of Cyprinus carpio isolate SPL01 chromosome A10, ASM1834038v1, whole genome shotgun sequence:
- the LOC109097480 gene encoding ciliary neurotrophic factor receptor subunit alpha-like — protein sequence MPGLVSCLGDLIVTGIIILFSDHVQSEIWTNEVSDVQFGRLGSRVVLTCGGAHDGSPVAWQFNGSSVPAGQTHKSSLTLLNTTHSMEGNYSCHDERGTLLQSIKLRLGHPPHFVRVSCRMPNHMNIYCSWVQTKTTHLPTLYTSSYSVKDRDVEPCEQEHIGVNECTITDPPFWTSKFLVNITELNPLGSNSTILQIDAHELLKPDPPEDVRVLQVEGQSTQLLVQWSLPSSWPVERMDAFPLTYLLRYRPIGSNYWSRLETEENTSLKIMDALVGHLHQIQIRAQDALINHSQWSEWSHVVEAQPWIEPWKEPTEELVDFSFPYFNSFPVRTTDKSPDSSLHQTGSLGLLILLGLFAAVMVAVLLTIIALLWVRQRKQDNVKKEELASMVKMKSIPI from the exons ATGCCCGGTTTAGTGTCATGCCTTGGAGATCTAATAGTCACTGGAATCATCATCCTCTTCTCTGACCACGTCCAGTCAGAGATATGGACCAATGAAG TTTCAGATGTCCAGTTCGGTAGACTGGGCTCCAGGGTCGTGCTCACATGCGGAGGCGCTCACGACGG GTCTCCGGTGGCATGGCAGTTCAATGGGAGCTCAGTACCGGCGGGGCAAACACACAAGAGCTCACTTACGCTACTGAACACCACACACTCGATGGAAGGCAACTACAGCTGCCATGATGAACGAGGAACTTTACTGCAGTCCATCAAACTACGCCTGGGCC atCCGCCTCATTTCGTCAGAGTTTCTTGTCGTATGCCGAATCATATGAACATCTACTGCTCCTGGGTACAAACTAAGACAACACACCTGCCCACATTATACACAAGCTCCTACAG TGTTAAGGACAGAGATGTGGAGCCCTGCGAGCAGGAGCACATTGGGGTGAATGAATGTACGATTACTGACCCACCGTTCTGGACCTCAAAGTTCCTGGTGAACATCACCGAACTCAACCCGCTGGGATCCAACTCCACCATCCTCCAGATAGATGCGCATGAACTCC TGAAGCCAGATCCTCCCGAGGACGTCCGAGTTCTTCAGGTGGAAGGTCAGTCCACTCAGTTACTGGTGCAGTGGAGTTTACCTTCATCCTGGCCGGTTGAAAGGATGGACGCTTTTCCCTTAACATACTTACTGCGCTACCGGCCGATCGGCTCCAACTACTGGTCAAGG CTGGAGACCGAGGAGAACACAAGCCTGAAGATCATGGACGCTCTAGTGGGTCACCTGCATCAGATCCAGATCAGAGCTCAGGACGCCCTGATCAACCACAGCCAGTGGAGTGAATGGAGTCATGTGGTGGAAGCCCAGCCGTGGATCg AGCCTTGGAAAGAGCCGACAGAGGAACTGGTGGATTTTAGCTTTCCATATTTCAACTCATTTCCAGTGAGGACAACAGACAAGTCTCCAG attcaTCGTTACACCAGACTGGAAGCCTGGGACTGTTGATTTTGTTGGGTCTGTTTGCAGCGGTCATGGTGGCAGTGTTATTAACCATCATTGCACTTCTATG GGTCAGACAGAGAAAACAGGACAATGTGAAGAAAGAAGAATTGGCTTCCATGGTGAAGATGAAGTCCATACCGATCTAA